One segment of Ricinus communis isolate WT05 ecotype wild-type chromosome 8, ASM1957865v1, whole genome shotgun sequence DNA contains the following:
- the LOC8280306 gene encoding ribonuclease 3-like protein 1, with protein sequence MEKKCLEPYPQQKQSHINLKNLPPINPPTTSIPYYQVKRNKTITRYVPKVAKPRPEEEGGVKAVKFDHEANTKADILAEQEEIDDLSSVCAIKHIDSNNFVKKTHSKLNYEGSDNRVLVDKSSELKRVSAKSQLHEICVANNWKPPLYECCKEEGPCHQRLFTFKVIVEMIGAEYIVLECYGIPKIKKKTAAEHAAEGALWYLKHLGYFPINKWDKKKK encoded by the exons ATGGAGAAGAAATGTCTAGAGCCTTATCCGCAACAAAAGCAATCACATATCAATCTCAAGAACCTTCCTCCAATAAATCCACCCACTACTTCCATACCCTACTATCAG GTTAAGAGAAACAAAACAATTACCAGATATGTACCTAAAGTTGCTAAGCCAAGACCTGAAGAAGAGGGAGGAGTGAAGGCGGTGAAATTTGATCATGAAGCAAATACAAAAGCAGATATATTAGCTgaacaagaagaaattgatgaTCTTTCTTCGGTTTGTGCTATCAAGCATATAGACTCTAACAACTTTGTTAAGAAGACTCATAGCAAGCTGAATTATGAAGGCAGTGATAATAGAGTCTTGGTTGATAAATCAA GTGAACTAAAAAGGGTATCGGCTAAATCACAATTGCATGAGATTTGTGTAGCAAACAATTGGAAGCCTCCTTTATATGAATGTTGCAAAGAAGAAGGGCCTTGCCACCAGAGATT GTTTACATTTAAGGTTATTGTGGAGATGATAGGAGCAgaatatatagttttagagTGTTATGGTATCCCTAAGATCAAAAAGAAGACAGCAGCAGAGCATGCAGCTGAAGGGGCATTGTGGTACTTGAAGCATCTTggttattttccaattaaCAAGTgggacaaaaagaaaaaataa
- the LOC8280305 gene encoding ATPase 9, plasma membrane-type, producing MAAKSFSLEEIKNETVDLERIPVEEVFQQLNCTREGLSSDEGQKRLQIFGPNKLEEKKESKFLKFLGFMWNPLSWVMEIAAIMAIALANGGGKPPDWQDFVGIVVLLFINSTISFIEENNAGNAAAALMAGLAPKTKVLRDGRWTEQEAAILVPGDVISIKLGDIIPADARLLEGDPLKIDQSALTGESLPVTKHPGDEVFSGSTCKQGEIEAIVIATGVHTFFGKAAHLVDSTNQEGHFQKVLTAIGNFCICSIALGMIIEIVVMYPIQHREYRSGIDNLLVLLIGGIPIAMPTVLSVTMAIGSHRLSQQGAITKRMTAIEEMAGMDVLCSDKTGTLTLNKLTVDKSLIEIFAKDVDKDTVILYGAMASRVENQDAIDACIVGMLGDPKEARAGITEVHFLPFNPVGKRTAITYIDSDGNWHRISKGAPEQIIELCNLRDDAKKKAHAIIDKFADRGLRSLAVSKQAVPEKTKESPGGPWQFVGLLPLFDPPRHDSAETINRALNLGVNVKMITGDQLAIGKETGRRLGMGTNMYPSSALLGQNKDESIAGLPVDELIEKADGFAGVFPEHKYEIVKRLQERKHICGMTGDGVNDAPALKKADIGIAVADATDAARGASDIVLTEPGLSVIVSAVLTSRAIFQRMKNYTIYAVSITIRIVMGFMLLALIWKFDFSPFMVLIIAILNDGTIMTISKDRVKPSPLPDSWKLKEIFATGVVLGTYLAIMTVVFFWAANSSDFFSDHFGVRSIRENHNELTAAIYLQVSIVSQALIFVTRSRSWSYVERPGLLLVAAFIIAQLIATLLAVYANWAFAKIHGIGWGWAGVIWLYSIVFYIPLDVLKFAIRYALSGKAWDNLVQNKTAFTTKKDYGRGEREAQWAAAQRTLHGLQPPETAEIFQDKNYRELSEIAEQAKRRAEVARLRELHTLKGHVESVVKLKGLDIETIQQHYTV from the exons ATGGCTGCTAAAAGCTTTAGTTTAGAGGAAATAAAAAACGAGACTGTCGATCTT gAGAGGATACCAGTGGAGGAAGTGTTTCAACAACTGAATTGCACCAGAGAAGGTTTATCATCCGATGAAGGTCAGAAGAGGTTGCAGATTTTTGGCCCTAATAAACTCGAAGAGAAAAAG GAAAGCAAGTTTTTGAAATTCTTGGGGTTTATGTGGAACCCTCTCTCATGGGTTATGGAAATAGCTGCGATCATGGCTATTGCTTTGGCCAATGGAGGG GGCAAACCACCAGACTGGCAAGATTTTGTGGGTATTGTTGTATTGCTTTTCATCAACTCTACTATTAGTTTCATTGAAGAGAACAATGCAGGcaatgctgctgctgctctCATGGCTGGTCTTGCTCCTAAAACCAag GTCTTAAGAGATGGAAGGTGGACTGAACAAGAGGCTGCTATCTTAGTTCCAGGTGATGTGATCAGCATTAAGTTGGGAGATATTATCCCAGCAGATGCTCGCTTGCTTGAAGGAGACCCTTTAAAGATTGATCAGTCTGCTCTCACTGGCGAGTCATTGCCTGTTACAAAGCACCCAGGTGATGAAGTCTTTTCTGGGTCTACTTGCAAGCAAGGTGAGATTGAAGCAATTGTAATTGCTACTGGTGTGCACACTTTCTTTGGCAAAGCTGCTCATCTAGTCGATAGCACAAATCAAGAGGGCCACTTCCAGAAGGTGCTGACAGCTATTGGGAACTTCTGCATATGCTCCATTGCGTTAGGAATGATTATAGAGATAGTTGTCATGTACCCCATTCAGCACCGGGAGTATCGTAGTGGTATTGATAATCTTTTGGTGCTTCTCATTGGAGGGATTCCAATTGCTATGCCGACAGTTTTGTCTGTGACAATGGCCATCGGCTCCCATAGGCTTTCACAGCAAGGTGCTATTACCAAGAGGATGACAGCTATTGAGGAAATGGCTGGAATGGATGTCTTGTGTAGTGACAAGACTGGTACTCTCACTCTCAATAAACTTACAGTTGATAAGTCCTTGATTGAG ATATTTGCGAAGGATGTGGACAAAGACACTGTGATTCTGTATGGTGCTATGGCCTCCAGGGTTGAGAATCAGGATGCCATTGATGCGTGTATTGTTGGGATGTTGGGTGACCCAAAGGAG GCCAGAGCAGGCATCACTGAGGTGCATTTTTTGCCATTTAACCCAGTGGGGAAGCGCACGGCTATTACATACATCGACTCAGATGGCAACTGGCATAGAATTAGCAAAGGCGCACCAGAGCAG ATCATTGAACTGTGCAACCTGAGGGATGATGCAAAAAAGAAGGCTCATGCCATAATTGATAAGTTTGCTGATCGTGGACTTCGCTCTCTAGCTGTTTCTAAACAA GCTGTACCTGAGAAAACCAAGGAAAGCCCTGGAGGGCCATGGCAATTTGTCGGTCTCTTGCCACTTTTTGATCCTCCGAGGCATGACAGTGCTGAGACCATTAACCGTGCCCTTAATCTAGGTGTCAATGTCAAGATGATCACTGGTGACCAGCTTGCAATTGGCAAGGAAACTGGTCGCAGGCTAGGCATGGGAACCAACATGTATCCTTCTTCTGCTCTCCTTGGGCAGAACAAGGATGAGTCTATTGCTGGCCTCCCCGTTGATGAGCTTATTGAAAAGGCCGATGGCTTCGCTGGAGTATTCCCTGAGCACAAATACGAGATTGTGAAGAGGCTGCAAGAAAGGAAGCACATTTGCGGGATGACTGGAGACGGTGTGAATGATGCTCCAGCATTGAAGAAGGCAGACATTGGAATTGCAGTGGCTGATGCTACCGATGCAGCTCGGGGTGCATCTGACATAGTCCTGACAGAGCCAGGATTGAGCGTTATCGTTAGTGCTGTCTTGACAAGCAGAGCCATTTTCCAGAGAATGAAGAACTACACCATTTATGCAGTTTCTATAACCATTCGTATTGTGATGGGATTTATGCTTCTTGCTCTCATATGGAAATTCGATTTCTCTCCTTTCATGGTTCTGATCATTGCCATACTCAATGATGGAACCATCATGACTATTTCCAAAGACAGAGTGAAGCCATCTCCTCTACCTGATTCATGGAAACTCAAGGAGATTTTTGCTACTGGGGTTGTCCTTGGTACCTACCTAGCTATCATGACTGTTGTGTTCTTCTGGGCAGCTAACAGTTCTGACTTCTTCTCT GATCATTTTGGTGTTAGATCCATTAGAGAAAACCATAATGAGCTTACAGCTGCAATCTACCTCCAAGTGAGCATAGTCAGTCAGGCACTCATCTTTGTCACTAGGTCCCGTAGCTGGTCTTATGTTGAACGCCCTGGTCTCCTGCTTGTCGCTGCCTTTATCATTGCCCAGCTG ATTGCTACACTTCTTGCTGTGTACGCCAATTGGGCCTTTGCAAAAATCCACGGTATCGGGTGGGGATGGGCTGGCGTTATTTGGCTCTACAGCATCGTCTTCTACATCCCTCTTGATGTTCTGAAGTTCGCCATCCGATATGCTTTGAGTGGCAAAGCTTGGGACAACCTTGTCCAAAATAAG ACTGCTTTCACAACCAAGAAGGATTACGGGAGGGGAGAGAGGGAAGCCCAATGGGCCGCTGCTCAGCGTACCCTCCATGGACTGCAGCCTCCTGAAACTGCAGAAATATTCCAAGATAAGAATTACAGGGAATTGTCTGAGATTGCTGAGCAAGCCAAGAGGCGTGCGGAAGTCGCAAG GTTAAGGGAGCTTCATACCCTCAAGGGGCATGTTGAATCAGTGGTGAAACTCAAGGGACTTGACATTGAGACCATTCAACAGCACTACACTGTTTGA